The Polynucleobacter sp. JS-Mosq-20-D10 region TACTCATTTGGGAGTCACTCGTATGAAGAAAATCATTATCGCCTTAAGTGTTGCATTCAGCTTTGCAATTCCGTCCCTTGCTTTCGCAGATCAAGCAGCTTGTGAAGCTAAGGCAGTTAGCAAAGAAGGTAAACCGCTTTATGGGGCAGCTAAAGACGCCTCAATCAAGAAATGCATGGGGGATGCCAAGCCCAATGATTGTGAAGAAAAGGCAGTAAGCAAAGATGGCAAGCCGCTCTATGGCGCCGCCAAAGCTGCATCTATTAAGAAGTGCGAAGGCGGAAAGTAAATGCCTTTCGCATCAAGTTAAAAAGCCTCGCAATTGCGAGGCTTTTTTAATTCTTCACTATGATGGCTTTTACTTCTTGCTTTGAATTAGAACGGCTCATAGCCACCAGAGGAGTAACCCACTGATCCCATCGCCAAGTTATCGAACTTGGTATACGGACCCTGCCAGCTTAAGCGTACCGTGCCAATTGGTCCGTTACGCTGCTTGCCAATAATGATCTCCGCCATACCTTTGTCTTGGGTTGTATCTGGGTGATACACCTCATCACGATAAATAAACATAATTAAGTCAGCGTCTTGCTCGATCGCGCCTGACTCACGCAAATCAGACATGATTGGACGCTTGTTGGGGCGTTGCTCAAGGCCACGATTTAACTGTGATAGGGCAACCACTGGGCACTGCAGTTCTTTTGCGAGCGACTTGAGTGAGCGTGATATTTCAGAAATCTCAGTCGCACGATTCTCAGAGCCGGAGCCACTCATCAACTGCAAGTAGTCAATGACAACAAGGCCAAGTGTTCCACCAAAGTTGCGAGCAATACGACGTGCACGCGCACGCAACTCTAAACTGGAAAGAGCACCAGTCTCATCAATCAAAATTTGGGTATTACTCAAACGAGCAATGGCGTCAGTAACACGTGGCCACTCATCATCTTGAAGTTTGCCGGTACGCATACGACTTTGGTCAACGCGCCCTACTGAACCCAATAAACGAGCCGCTAATTGCTCACCTGACATCTCCATTGAAAAAACAACGACTGGCAAACCTTCAGCTAGAGCAACGTTCTCAGCAATGTTTAATGCGAACGCCGTTTTACCCATCGACGGTCTACCTGCAACAATTACCAAGTCACCTTTTTGCAGACCACTAGTTTGTTTATCTAGATCAATAAATCCAGTTGCAATACCCGTGATGTCACTGCCACCTTGACGGTTATATAACTCATCAATACGCGCAACAACGGTTTTAAGTAAGGGTTCAATCTCGAGGTAATCAGCTTTGCGACTACCCTCCTCGCCAATTTGCAGAATGCGTGACTCCGCTTCATCCAAGAGCGTTCTTACAGAACGGCCCTCTGGAACAAATGCTGAGTTCACAATATTGTCAGACACTTCGATTAGGCGACGCAGAATGCTGCGATCACGAACAATGTCGGCATAGCCTTTGATGTTCGCTGCACTTGGAGTACTTTGCGCTAATGAATTGAGGTAATCAATACCAACTAAGTCACCACCCTGCTCGGACTTAACAGCCTCATGAACTGTAATGACGTCAGCGGGATGATTGTCGCCAACTAAACGCTGAATGACCTTATAGATCAGAGCATGCTCAGGACGATAGAAATCTTTATCAGTTAACACACCACCTAGGCGATCCCAGGCCGTGTTATCGATCAGTAGACCGCCGAGCAAAGATTGCTCGGCTTCTACAGAATGTGGCGGTACTTTTAGAGCCTGCAAGGCTGGATCCCCAGAACCCATCATGCCAGGATTTGACATTAGGGAGCGTGAGCGGGATTCAGCCATGAGGCTAGATTACAGATCTAAAACTTACGCTTGCTCGCCAACTACACGGATAGTGATGTCAGCCACTACATCGGTATGCACAGCTACCGCTACAGGGTGATCACCAACCATCTTCAATGGGCCAGTAGGCATACGAACAGAAGCTTTTTCGATTACGAAGCCTTTTGCCTTCAAAGCATCAGCGATGTCATGGTTAGTTACAGAACCAAACAAACGACCGTCAACTCCCGCTTTTTGACCGATTTCAAGAACTAAATCTTTGAGCTTTGCGCCAACCGCTTGCGCAGCAGCCAACTTCTCAGCAGCCAATTTTTCCAACTCAGCACGACGTACTGCAAAGTCAGCGATGGCTGTTTCAGTTGCACGACGAGCTTTGCGTTGTGGGATTAGGAAATTACGAGCGTAACCGTCTTTAACACGAACGATGTCACCGAGGTTGCCCAGGTTAATTACTTTTTCTAAAAGAATGATTTGCATTGAGGGCTCCCAATTATTTCTTGTGTTGATCGGAGAATGGCAACAAAGCCAAGTAACGAGCACGCTTGATAGCAGTGTCTAACTGACGCTGATATTTAGCTTTTGTGCCTGTCAAACGTGCAGGAGTAATCTTGGCGTTTTCGCCAATAAAGTCCTTCAATGTATCTACGTCTTTGTAGTCAATCTGTTCTACGCCAGCAACAGTGAAACGGCAATAACGCTTACGCTTGAACAATGGGTTCTGAGCTGGTTTCTTTTTGAAATCGGGTTTCTTTCCAAACGCCATGATGATTTCCTCTTTAATTTTTCAATTGAATATGGGTAATATGGAAAACAAGTTTTTGATTACGTAGAGTCTTGGGTGCTAAGAATCCTTCAAACACTGCCTCGGCTCCTAAATCCATTTGCTCTAAGCCCTTTTGTATCGGGCCAATTGCTATGGCTTCAACACTCATCTGAATTTTCCTAGCCGCTCCTACCTCGCTTACTTCGCCGCTATGTTCTAGCTGGCAATGCATCACCGGTATTCCTGCTGGTGTAAATCGAATCGCGTCTTTAGCTACCAAGAATGCAGTTAGGGTGAAATGATTCAACGCCGCTCCGTCACTCTGATACGTTTTCTAGTCTGTGTATTCCTCTTCAAATTTCTAACTTAAGCCGCTACTACAGGAGCGTCGGATTGAGCTGATTTGCGTGCTTCTTCACGTTGCACTTCTTTCATCATGATGGAAGGCTCAGTTTCAGCCTTCTTCGTCTTGATGATGAGGTGACGCAAAACAGCATCGTTAAATTTGAATGCGTGCTCGAGCTCGTCCAGAGTTTTCTGGTCGCACTCAATGTTCATGCAAACATAATGGGCTTTAGCAAGTTTGTCGATCATGTAAGCCATCTGACGACGACCCCAATCTTCCATGCGGTGAATTTTGCCGCCAGCAGCAGCTAATGTCGCTTTGTAGCGATCGATCATCGCAGGCACTTGCTCGCTTTGGTCCGGGTGGACGATAAAAACGATTTCATAATGACGCATCTAACACTCCTTAAGGATAAAGTCACCTGGGCGTCTTGCTAACTTCCGATGGTTTTAAAGTTAGCGCCAGTGTGACAAGGTAGTAACAAATTGTAGGTAAAACTAACTACAGAATTTACAGCTTTTAAGTCCTTACCGAATTTCAGGTAAGTCCGCTATTCTAGCAAAAAAATCCTGCCAAGTCAGGGGTTTACCAGCTTTATTTGCCTGCTTTTCTGCATTTAAAGCCAATTGAAGTGCAATTCTGGCTCTAGGCGCAGTCAGAGACCCTGAGGGACAGCATCCAGGCCTATCTAACTCAGGAATGTTTCGCAAAGTAGCCCCGGCACCTGTTCTAGTCGTTCTCACCAAAGCAATATCCTGAACCATCGCTTGGTCCAAAGGCTTGACCCAATCATCATGAAAACCACCTTGCCCCGAACCAGCAAGAATAAAGCCCTGGACGGCGCTACCAAGCCAATGTGTGATGGTTTCGGGACGAGCACCCGCGTGACTAGTCAGGATCTCAACCCAAGGCCACTCACCTTCCTTGGGAATCGGTAAATCTTCATTCCATGCTGCCTGGACGGCCTTCACGCCAGATAACCAAGATGGGTTAATTAAGCCTACCGAACTGGATGGGGCATTTTGTAATGGCGCATTCAAAGCCGTAGCGTGGCGCTTAGCCAAATCCATTGCCATGCATCCACGCCCGTCCATCACCGCATAAATGCCACCAGGAAAGTTATCAATGGATGTGGAGGCCCAGCGCAAGGCATCCAAAAGATTGGAGGGTCCATCAGCCTTAGGTGCGTTACTCGGAAGCATAGCCCCAGTCAAAATAACCCTCTTAGACTGAGTCTGCGCTAACTTGCCACACGTTACCTGCAGAAATAAGCCTGTTTCTTCAATCGTATCGGTGCCGTGGGTAATCACAATTCCCTTTATAGCAACATCTAGCAGAGCCTCAATGACAGCAAGCCCAAGGCTAGTAAGGTGGGCTTCGGTCAGATTACGACTATTGATATTCGCTATCTGGCGTGAAACCAGCCTTACCCCCTCAGGCACCACTGATTGAACCTGCGCCACTAAAGCGTCAACCCCGACTTGGCCAGCTTTGTATTGAAGGGGGCTTTCTTCCGGATTGGGGGCGAGGCCTGCAATAGTGCCGCCCATGCCTAAAACTAAAAGATGGGGTGTTTTTTCAGAAATACCGGGATTTGAACTCATTTCTCTATTATCCGCCTCCAAATTGCTTGAATATTGAAATAGTGCTGTATACAATCCCAGTATGGATATAAATACAGTCGATTTTCTAGAGGAGCTGACTGCCCTCCCCAAACTCACCTCACGTCAAAGTGAGATTTTGGAATTAATTACTAAGGCCATCGAGGAAAGTGGTTCACCTCCTACTCGCGCTGAAATTGCAACGCAACTGGGCTTTGCTTCCGCCAACGCTGCTGAAGAACACTTACGCGCCTTAGCAAAAAAAGGGTATATCGAACTAACACCCGGAACATCCCGCGGCATTCGTATTCCGCAACGATTTAATCAAACACACAATCCCAATAAATATCGCCAGATGTCATTACCTTCTGGCGCGCTTCAGCAACTCACACTGCCACTCATTGGTCGAGTTGCTGCAGGCTCTCCGATCATGGCTGTTGAGCATATTGAAAAACAAGTGCCAATTGATCCAAGCTTGTTTAGCAAAGGTGCTGATTATTTGCTGAAGGTGGTTGGTATGAGCATGCGCGATGCTGGCATTCTGGATGGCGATTATCTTGCAGTACGAAAAACTTCCGAGGTTCGTAACGGTGATATCGTGGTTGCGCGCTTAGATGATGAAGTCACCGTAAAACGTTGGAACCAAAAGAAAACTGCGGATGGCATGGTGATTGAATTGCAAGCCGAGAATCCAGACTTCAAAAATATTTTGGTAAACAGTCGTCAACCGAACTTTGCAGTTGAAGGCCAGGCTGTAGGCCTGATCAGAGCTGGCGGACTCTAATCCTAGACTTCTGAAATGAAAGGCCTCTATACGAGGCCTTTTTCAATTGGAGAGTGGATCTACAGCATTCTTACTGCCCCATTCTTTTTTCTATTATTTATTTTTTACTAGGTGCGACTACATTTGCATTCTTGGGAGATGCAGTAATAGTGATGATTGTCTTAGGGCCAGTGAATGGACCTTCATTTAACTCCACGGTTGAGGTGCGATCACCCTTCGTAAAAACCAAAATACTAGTTTTTGATTTCACTGCACTCACGGTAGTCCAACCCGCTTTAGGATATTCAGCTTGGAAGAATGCGTAAATATCGGTTGGGGTTTGTACACCAGATAAAACTACACGCCCAACCCAGTTATCGCCACGACCAATGATTAAAGAATCTGAGCCGATGATTTTGGATGCTGCAGGCAATGGCATATCACCTAAGAGTTGCGATTGAATTTCCTGCACTTCACTAGACGTGCCTGTTGGAGAGTCGCCAGAAATTGCACACGCTGCTAGCAGCATAGCTAGCACGAAGGCCAATGAAAGTTGCTGAACTTGTTTAAGTTGAATCATGTTCTTGCCCTGGTAATCAATCTACATTACTGGAGGCGCGTGAGGGAATCGAACCCCCGTACGAAGCTTTGCAGGCTCCTGCCTAACCACTCGGCCAACGCGCCATATGCTTGAATCAAAAATGGGAAGCTTTTTTAGGGCTTCCCATCGAACTTGGAGCGGGAAAGGAGGTTCGAACTCCCGACCTATACCTTGGCAAGGTATCGCTCTACCAGCTGAGCTATTCCCGCATAACAGGGCAACAGTTTAGCAAACTATTTGAGGAAACGCATTTATTGTGAAGAAGGCTATCTACTAACGGGGTCGATGTTTACAACAGACCCTTATCAGCCATGGGTTTATGGGCATTACTCGGCTTTATCAACTAACTGAGGCAAAGCCTTTTTCATGTAATAGAACATGGACCAAAGTGTCAAAAAGGATGCAATCCAGATTAACCAAGTGCCAACTTGTGCGCAATTCAACCACCCAAATATAGTGTCGTTCAATAATAAAAATGGAATCGCTACAAGTTGGGCTGTGGTCTTCAGTTTGCCAACCAGATGCACAGCAACACTTTTCCCGGCACCTAAGAGTGCCATCCATTCTCTTAGTGCTGAAATAGTAATTTCACGCCCAATAATGATGAGGGCAACCCAAACTTGCACACGATCCATGTTCAGGAGAACTAACAATGCAGCAGCAACAATTAACTTGTCTGCTACCGGATCTAAAAATTGACCAAATGCCGACTCTTGTTTCATTTTGCGAGCTAAGAATCCATCTAACCAATCAGTCGCTGCAGCAAAAATGAAAATCACGGTAGCTGTGAGGTTTTTGTCGAAGGGGGTAAGCCAGCTATTGGGTAAATAGAACACTGCGACGACTAGCGGAATTGCGGCAACGCGCAACCAGGTCAGGGCAATAGGTAGATTAAACGGCATAGCTTAAGCATAAACCAATGCGAGCGTGCTGGGCAATCAATGGAGTTGCCTATAGATTTGCTCTGCCAATGCAGTGGATATCCCTTCCACGCTAGATAGCTCTTCGATGGTGGCATTAGAAACGCCACGCAAACCCCCAAAACGGGCGAGTAATTTTTGACGACGTTTCGCTCCGATACCCTCAATTTCTTCCAACTGAGAAACTGTTCTGGCTTTTGCTCGCTTGGCGCGCATGCCAGTAATAGCAAAGCGATGTGCCTCATCCCGGATTTGTGCTACTAATAATAAAGCCGCACTATCAATGCCGAGTTCAAGGGATTTCCGTCCGTCCGCAAAAATAAGCGTCTCAAGACCTACCCTGCGCCCCTCCCCTTTAGCAACACCAACAATCAAACTAATGTCCATACCAAATTCAGAGAGTACTTGTCTTGCCATCTCAACCTGACCTTTGCCACCGTCAATCAAAATCACTTGCGGCATCTTCTCAATAGGGAGCTCTTGGAAGTTTGCATAACGGCGCTGTAAGACCTGACGCATTGCCGCGTAATCATCGCCTGGTGTAATGTCATTAATATTAAAACGGCGGTATTCACTAGGCTGCATCGCATTTTTGGAATACACCACACAAGAAGCTTGCGTAGCCTCACCGGAAGTATGGCTAATGTCAAAACATTCAATACGCAACTGTTCAAGACCCTCTAATTCCAAAGCCAAAACATCAGCCAGTGCTCGCGCTCTCGCTAATTGTCCACCAGTCTCGACTAAACGCTTTGCAATGGCAATCTTGGCATTACCCTCAGCCATCGCCAACCAATGTCGTCTCTGACCTTGTGGTTGGTGAAGGAAAGTAATGCGCTTACCAGCTTGCGCATTGAGTAAATCATGC contains the following coding sequences:
- the dnaB gene encoding replicative DNA helicase, coding for MAESRSRSLMSNPGMMGSGDPALQALKVPPHSVEAEQSLLGGLLIDNTAWDRLGGVLTDKDFYRPEHALIYKVIQRLVGDNHPADVITVHEAVKSEQGGDLVGIDYLNSLAQSTPSAANIKGYADIVRDRSILRRLIEVSDNIVNSAFVPEGRSVRTLLDEAESRILQIGEEGSRKADYLEIEPLLKTVVARIDELYNRQGGSDITGIATGFIDLDKQTSGLQKGDLVIVAGRPSMGKTAFALNIAENVALAEGLPVVVFSMEMSGEQLAARLLGSVGRVDQSRMRTGKLQDDEWPRVTDAIARLSNTQILIDETGALSSLELRARARRIARNFGGTLGLVVIDYLQLMSGSGSENRATEISEISRSLKSLAKELQCPVVALSQLNRGLEQRPNKRPIMSDLRESGAIEQDADLIMFIYRDEVYHPDTTQDKGMAEIIIGKQRNGPIGTVRLSWQGPYTKFDNLAMGSVGYSSGGYEPF
- the rplI gene encoding 50S ribosomal protein L9 yields the protein MQIILLEKVINLGNLGDIVRVKDGYARNFLIPQRKARRATETAIADFAVRRAELEKLAAEKLAAAQAVGAKLKDLVLEIGQKAGVDGRLFGSVTNHDIADALKAKGFVIEKASVRMPTGPLKMVGDHPVAVAVHTDVVADITIRVVGEQA
- the rpsR gene encoding 30S ribosomal protein S18 — encoded protein: MAFGKKPDFKKKPAQNPLFKRKRYCRFTVAGVEQIDYKDVDTLKDFIGENAKITPARLTGTKAKYQRQLDTAIKRARYLALLPFSDQHKK
- the priB gene encoding primosomal replication protein N, with protein sequence MNHFTLTAFLVAKDAIRFTPAGIPVMHCQLEHSGEVSEVGAARKIQMSVEAIAIGPIQKGLEQMDLGAEAVFEGFLAPKTLRNQKLVFHITHIQLKN
- the rpsF gene encoding 30S ribosomal protein S6, whose translation is MRHYEIVFIVHPDQSEQVPAMIDRYKATLAAAGGKIHRMEDWGRRQMAYMIDKLAKAHYVCMNIECDQKTLDELEHAFKFNDAVLRHLIIKTKKAETEPSIMMKEVQREEARKSAQSDAPVVAA
- a CDS encoding asparaginase — translated: MSSNPGISEKTPHLLVLGMGGTIAGLAPNPEESPLQYKAGQVGVDALVAQVQSVVPEGVRLVSRQIANINSRNLTEAHLTSLGLAVIEALLDVAIKGIVITHGTDTIEETGLFLQVTCGKLAQTQSKRVILTGAMLPSNAPKADGPSNLLDALRWASTSIDNFPGGIYAVMDGRGCMAMDLAKRHATALNAPLQNAPSSSVGLINPSWLSGVKAVQAAWNEDLPIPKEGEWPWVEILTSHAGARPETITHWLGSAVQGFILAGSGQGGFHDDWVKPLDQAMVQDIALVRTTRTGAGATLRNIPELDRPGCCPSGSLTAPRARIALQLALNAEKQANKAGKPLTWQDFFARIADLPEIR
- the lexA gene encoding transcriptional repressor LexA; this translates as MDINTVDFLEELTALPKLTSRQSEILELITKAIEESGSPPTRAEIATQLGFASANAAEEHLRALAKKGYIELTPGTSRGIRIPQRFNQTHNPNKYRQMSLPSGALQQLTLPLIGRVAAGSPIMAVEHIEKQVPIDPSLFSKGADYLLKVVGMSMRDAGILDGDYLAVRKTSEVRNGDIVVARLDDEVTVKRWNQKKTADGMVIELQAENPDFKNILVNSRQPNFAVEGQAVGLIRAGGL
- the pgsA gene encoding CDP-diacylglycerol--glycerol-3-phosphate 3-phosphatidyltransferase, with product MPFNLPIALTWLRVAAIPLVVAVFYLPNSWLTPFDKNLTATVIFIFAAATDWLDGFLARKMKQESAFGQFLDPVADKLIVAAALLVLLNMDRVQVWVALIIIGREITISALREWMALLGAGKSVAVHLVGKLKTTAQLVAIPFLLLNDTIFGWLNCAQVGTWLIWIASFLTLWSMFYYMKKALPQLVDKAE